From a region of the Mycolicibacterium sp. MU0050 genome:
- a CDS encoding (deoxy)nucleoside triphosphate pyrophosphohydrolase encodes MAVQIVVAGALIVDGALLVAQRDRPPALAGLWELPGGKVAPGESDADALARELQEELGVRVAVGARLGAEVPLGETMALRAYRVTLTAGSAHPHDHRALRWVTTAELHTLPWVPADTAWLPDLTAALGQCS; translated from the coding sequence ATGGCGGTTCAGATCGTGGTCGCGGGCGCACTGATCGTCGACGGGGCCCTGCTGGTGGCCCAACGTGACCGCCCCCCGGCCCTGGCCGGCCTCTGGGAACTTCCGGGCGGAAAAGTGGCGCCGGGGGAGTCCGACGCCGACGCACTGGCCCGTGAGCTGCAGGAAGAACTCGGTGTCCGGGTTGCCGTCGGCGCCAGGCTGGGCGCGGAGGTGCCGCTGGGCGAGACGATGGCGTTGCGCGCCTACCGGGTGACGCTGACCGCCGGCAGCGCGCACCCCCACGACCACCGTGCGCTGCGATGGGTGACTACCGCCGAATTGCACACGCTGCCCTGGGTCCCCGCCGACACGGCGTGGTTGCCCGACCTCACCGCGGCGCTGGGGCAGTGCAGCTGA
- a CDS encoding HhH-GPD-type base excision DNA repair protein, with protein MANLQLVQDPEADALLESNPLALLIGMLLDQQIPMEVAFAGPKKLAERVGDVDARLIAEYDPEKFAALCAETPAVHRFPGSMSKRIQDLARIIVDEYDGDAAAVWTEGNPDGREVLLRLKRLPGFGDQKARIFLALLGKQYGLTAPGWREAAGDYGQDGTHMSIADVIDAESLGKVRSYKKQMKAQAKAAKTKS; from the coding sequence ATGGCGAACCTGCAGCTTGTTCAAGATCCCGAGGCCGATGCGCTGTTGGAATCCAACCCGCTGGCGCTGCTGATCGGCATGCTGCTCGATCAGCAGATCCCCATGGAGGTGGCGTTTGCCGGGCCGAAGAAGCTCGCCGAGCGCGTCGGCGATGTGGACGCCCGCCTGATCGCCGAGTACGACCCGGAGAAGTTCGCCGCGCTGTGCGCGGAAACCCCTGCGGTGCACCGCTTCCCGGGATCGATGTCGAAGCGGATCCAGGACCTGGCCCGGATCATCGTCGACGAGTACGACGGCGACGCGGCCGCGGTGTGGACCGAGGGCAATCCCGACGGCCGCGAGGTGTTGCTGCGGCTCAAGCGACTGCCGGGCTTCGGTGATCAGAAGGCCCGCATCTTCCTGGCGCTGCTGGGCAAGCAGTACGGTCTGACCGCGCCGGGCTGGCGGGAGGCCGCCGGCGACTACGGCCAGGACGGCACCCACATGTCGATCGCGGATGTGATCGACGCCGAGTCACTCGGCAAGGTGCGCAGCTACAAGAAGCAGATGAAGGCGCAAGCCAAGGCGGCCAAGACCAAATCCTGA
- a CDS encoding DUF1697 domain-containing protein: MTRYVAFLRGVNVGGVNLKMAEVARVFADAGFTAVTTVLASGNVLLDSDASTGAVRSTAEQALRAAFGYEAWVLVYDVDTVRAIDGAYPFEREVAGHHSYVTFVADAAVLDELAALPAGGEERIARGDGVLYWQVPRATTLASTIGKTMGKKRYRSSTTTRNLRTLGKVLSR, encoded by the coding sequence GTGACCCGCTACGTCGCGTTCCTGCGGGGGGTGAATGTCGGCGGGGTGAACCTGAAGATGGCCGAGGTGGCCAGGGTCTTCGCCGACGCCGGCTTCACCGCCGTGACGACCGTGCTGGCCAGCGGCAACGTCCTACTCGACTCGGACGCCTCGACCGGCGCTGTACGGAGCACGGCCGAGCAGGCGCTGCGGGCCGCGTTCGGCTACGAGGCCTGGGTGCTGGTGTACGACGTCGACACCGTGCGGGCCATCGACGGCGCCTACCCCTTCGAGCGCGAGGTCGCCGGCCACCATTCGTATGTCACCTTTGTCGCCGACGCCGCCGTGCTCGACGAGCTCGCCGCCCTGCCGGCCGGCGGCGAGGAACGGATCGCCCGCGGCGACGGCGTCCTGTACTGGCAGGTGCCCCGGGCCACCACCTTGGCATCGACGATCGGCAAAACGATGGGCAAGAAGCGCTACCGGTCGTCGACGACCACGAGAAACCTTCGCACGCTGGGCAAAGTCCTCAGCCGGTAG
- a CDS encoding DUF732 domain-containing protein translates to MGRLIALLCAALGAAVALAGPATAVPDQGTPEFDGYVQGLERNGFHLNPDTAWRLAHQACVGGLPGYIGLELAAQGVIGPGAQQRVMDVARKYACPVQ, encoded by the coding sequence ATGGGACGTCTGATCGCGCTGCTCTGCGCCGCACTGGGTGCCGCCGTCGCACTGGCCGGCCCGGCCACCGCGGTGCCGGACCAGGGCACGCCGGAGTTCGACGGTTATGTGCAGGGCCTCGAGCGCAACGGTTTTCACTTGAACCCCGACACTGCCTGGCGGCTGGCCCACCAGGCGTGCGTCGGCGGACTGCCGGGCTACATCGGCTTGGAGCTCGCCGCGCAGGGAGTCATCGGTCCCGGCGCCCAGCAGCGGGTGATGGATGTGGCCCGCAAATATGCCTGTCCGGTGCAGTAG
- a CDS encoding PPOX class F420-dependent oxidoreductase yields the protein MTRQVFDDKLLAVIRGNSLGVLATIKRDGRPQLSNVSYYFDPRAVAIQVSITEPRAKTRNLRRDPRASLLVGSDDGWAYAVAEGDAVLTPPAAEPNDATVEGLIELYRNIAGEHPDWDDYRRAMVTDRRVLLTLPISHVYGMPPGMR from the coding sequence ATGACCCGCCAGGTGTTCGACGACAAGCTCTTGGCCGTGATCCGGGGGAACTCGCTGGGTGTGCTGGCCACCATCAAGCGCGACGGCCGTCCGCAGCTGTCGAACGTGTCCTATTACTTCGATCCGCGCGCGGTCGCCATCCAGGTGTCCATCACCGAACCCCGCGCGAAGACCCGCAATCTGCGGCGTGACCCGCGCGCCTCACTGCTGGTGGGTTCCGACGACGGGTGGGCCTACGCCGTCGCCGAGGGCGATGCCGTGCTGACCCCGCCGGCCGCGGAGCCGAACGACGCCACCGTCGAGGGCCTCATCGAGCTGTACCGCAACATCGCCGGCGAGCATCCGGACTGGGACGACTACCGCCGTGCGATGGTGACCGATCGGCGGGTGCTGCTGACCCTGCCCATCTCGCATGTCTACGGCATGCCGCCCGGCATGCGCTGA
- a CDS encoding acyltransferase, producing MSFPTPAEVASQTPPDRDRAIDVIRICALMGVVAGHTVMATSMIRDEVFIWGNLLTTSVLFQALTWVLQIMPLFFFAGAAASVTSWQPGASWGGWLMKRCTRLFRPVFYYLAFWAVTLAALYPLLPIHIYEPIAGISVQLLWFLGAYVLMLAAIPLLCRINTPAHLAAGVVAVWLFVLAIDVVRLHVPGTALLGYLNMTVWLIPGMFGVAYRRGVLDGRWALRIGVGMFAVNLALLAFGPYELSLVGIEGQRLANMTPPSLLLAGHAIMMCAFVIAAAPAINRWAQRPRVWWLTAIGNSGAMTLYLWHMPALLLTHLAFCYLGLYRYPGEPNFFWLSAFQLALVLAVVMVLFLVLRPLENAPLRGWDGAAPLAPGARSVAVGVLLCLAGAAILAAVKWGLKDDGIACVAVMLVALVGARLLSYAPAGAVTSPDGDRRRNAAAPR from the coding sequence ATGAGCTTTCCGACGCCCGCCGAGGTCGCCTCGCAAACGCCGCCCGATCGTGACCGCGCGATCGACGTCATCCGCATCTGCGCGCTGATGGGGGTGGTCGCCGGGCACACCGTCATGGCCACCAGCATGATCCGCGACGAGGTCTTCATCTGGGGCAACCTGCTGACCACCTCGGTGCTGTTCCAGGCCTTGACCTGGGTGTTGCAGATCATGCCGCTGTTCTTCTTCGCCGGGGCCGCCGCCAGCGTGACGTCGTGGCAACCGGGCGCGTCCTGGGGCGGCTGGCTGATGAAGCGCTGCACGCGGCTGTTTCGTCCGGTGTTCTACTACCTGGCCTTCTGGGCGGTGACGCTGGCGGCTTTGTACCCGCTCCTGCCCATCCACATCTACGAACCCATCGCCGGCATCAGCGTGCAGTTGCTGTGGTTTCTCGGCGCCTACGTGTTGATGCTCGCGGCGATCCCGCTGCTCTGCCGGATCAACACGCCGGCACACTTGGCCGCCGGCGTGGTCGCGGTCTGGCTGTTCGTCCTCGCGATCGATGTGGTGCGTCTGCACGTCCCCGGGACGGCGCTGCTCGGCTACCTCAACATGACCGTGTGGTTGATACCCGGCATGTTCGGCGTCGCCTACCGTCGCGGGGTGCTCGACGGGCGCTGGGCGCTGCGGATCGGCGTCGGCATGTTCGCCGTCAACCTGGCCCTGCTGGCGTTCGGCCCCTACGAGCTGAGCCTGGTCGGCATCGAGGGCCAGCGGCTGGCCAACATGACCCCGCCGTCGCTGCTGCTGGCGGGCCACGCAATCATGATGTGCGCGTTCGTGATTGCCGCCGCCCCGGCGATCAACCGCTGGGCGCAACGGCCGCGGGTGTGGTGGCTGACGGCCATCGGCAACTCCGGCGCCATGACGCTGTACCTGTGGCACATGCCGGCGCTGCTGCTGACACACCTCGCGTTCTGCTACCTGGGCCTGTACCGCTATCCCGGCGAGCCCAACTTCTTCTGGCTCAGTGCCTTTCAGCTGGCGCTGGTGCTCGCCGTGGTGATGGTGCTCTTCCTGGTCCTGCGACCGCTGGAGAATGCGCCGCTGCGCGGTTGGGACGGCGCTGCCCCGCTGGCGCCCGGCGCCCGCAGCGTCGCCGTGGGAGTGCTGCTGTGCCTGGCCGGCGCGGCGATCCTGGCGGCCGTCAAGTGGGGACTGAAGGACGACGGAATCGCCTGCGTAGCAGTGATGTTGGTGGCGTTGGTCGGCGCGCGGCTGCTGAGCTACGCACCGGCGGGCGCGGTCACCTCACCCGACGGCGATCGCCGTCGGAACGCGGCCGCGCCGCGGTGA
- a CDS encoding GntR family transcriptional regulator: MELGEWLKVDPQTAKPLFDQLRSQIIEGIRAGRLGPGTRLPTVRELAAQLGLAVNTVARAYRELEAAGMLETRGRFGTFVARADPADATMAEAARSFVETATALGVTKDDALRYVAAAFD; the protein is encoded by the coding sequence GTGGAGTTGGGGGAATGGTTGAAGGTCGATCCGCAGACGGCAAAACCGCTGTTCGACCAGTTGCGATCACAGATCATCGAGGGCATCCGCGCCGGGCGTCTGGGCCCGGGGACCCGGTTGCCGACCGTGCGTGAGCTGGCCGCGCAGTTGGGGCTGGCGGTCAATACCGTGGCGCGTGCCTACCGCGAATTGGAGGCGGCGGGCATGCTCGAAACGCGGGGGCGGTTCGGGACGTTCGTCGCGCGCGCCGACCCGGCCGACGCCACCATGGCGGAGGCGGCCCGCAGTTTCGTCGAGACGGCGACGGCGCTGGGCGTCACCAAGGACGACGCCCTGCGCTACGTCGCGGCCGCCTTCGACTAG
- a CDS encoding mannosyltransferase, translating to MDTEPKSPLATLLRLAPVLLVVSIAARLAWTYLVPTGANFVDLHVYIGGAQTLDTPGALYSYVYAEQTPDFPLPFTYPPFAAVVFYPLTLLPFEVVAFGWTVGIMAALYGVVRVSQRLLGLAGGRRSAMLWTAVGIWTEPLRSTFDYGQVNVVLVLGVLCAVYSSRWWLSGLLLGLAAGVKLTPAIGGLYFVGVRRWGVAVFSAVVFFATVGVALLVVGQQARYYFTDLLGDADRVGPVGTSFNQSWRGGFSRILGADAEYGPLVVTAIAMTAVLAWLAWRALAAAPGELDRLGLVVVVQLFGLLLSPISWTHHWVWVLPLMIWLLQGPYRYLREARLLGWGWLILTLIGVPWLLSFAQPSIWEIGRPWYLAWAGLVYIVAAVVTLGWIAAVRLRFPGGRRSCRYRAP from the coding sequence ATCGACACCGAACCGAAGAGTCCGCTGGCGACCCTGCTCCGCCTGGCCCCCGTGCTGCTGGTGGTCAGCATCGCCGCGCGGTTGGCCTGGACCTATCTGGTCCCCACCGGGGCAAACTTCGTCGATCTGCACGTCTACATCGGCGGCGCGCAGACCCTCGACACGCCCGGCGCGCTGTACAGCTACGTCTACGCCGAGCAGACGCCGGACTTCCCGCTGCCGTTCACCTACCCGCCGTTCGCGGCGGTCGTCTTCTATCCGCTGACGCTGCTGCCCTTCGAGGTGGTGGCGTTCGGCTGGACCGTCGGCATCATGGCGGCGCTGTACGGCGTGGTGCGGGTCAGTCAACGCCTGCTCGGCCTGGCGGGCGGCCGCCGCAGCGCCATGTTGTGGACGGCGGTGGGGATCTGGACGGAGCCGCTGCGCAGCACCTTCGACTACGGCCAGGTCAACGTGGTGTTGGTGCTGGGTGTGCTGTGCGCGGTGTACAGCAGCCGATGGTGGCTCTCCGGGCTGCTGCTGGGGCTGGCAGCCGGCGTCAAGCTGACCCCGGCGATCGGCGGGCTGTATTTCGTGGGCGTGCGGCGGTGGGGCGTCGCGGTGTTCTCCGCCGTCGTCTTCTTCGCCACGGTCGGGGTGGCGCTGCTGGTGGTCGGGCAGCAGGCCCGGTACTACTTCACCGACCTGTTGGGCGACGCCGATCGGGTGGGGCCGGTCGGTACGTCGTTCAATCAGTCCTGGCGAGGCGGGTTTTCGCGGATCCTGGGCGCCGACGCCGAGTACGGCCCACTGGTCGTGACGGCCATCGCGATGACGGCGGTACTCGCGTGGCTGGCGTGGCGCGCGCTGGCCGCCGCGCCCGGGGAACTCGACCGACTGGGGCTGGTCGTCGTGGTGCAACTGTTCGGCCTGCTGCTCTCGCCGATCTCCTGGACGCACCACTGGGTCTGGGTGCTGCCGCTGATGATCTGGTTGCTGCAGGGGCCGTATCGATACCTGCGGGAGGCCCGGCTGCTGGGCTGGGGCTGGTTGATCCTCACGCTGATCGGTGTGCCCTGGCTGCTCAGCTTTGCCCAGCCGAGCATCTGGGAGATCGGCCGGCCGTGGTACCTGGCCTGGGCCGGCCTGGTCTACATCGTCGCCGCGGTGGTGACGCTGGGATGGATCGCCGCGGTGCGGCTCAGGTTTCCGGGCGGGCGACGATCCTGTCGATATCGCGCGCCATAG
- a CDS encoding TetR/AcrR family transcriptional regulator — translation MSEPSARRGRRRAPRGSGEQLRGEILDATTELLLKTGHAKDVSIRAVAQRVGVTSRSIYLHFADKDALLDAVCARYFEELHTEMQRAVEGKVSTLEELRAQGMAYVRFAIAKPELYRIATMGEGRPGSDVDAALTSSAFVHLRESVASLISEGVYPPGDPTTLTLELWTAAHGVAAMLIAKPYLPFGDPLTFADNVLRAVCTGHMAIGIVGVDSDPGQTLQWVLDNKGVR, via the coding sequence ATGAGTGAGCCGTCGGCGCGGCGCGGTCGCCGGCGGGCGCCGCGCGGCTCGGGCGAGCAGCTGCGCGGCGAAATCCTCGACGCCACCACCGAACTGCTGCTCAAGACCGGGCACGCCAAGGACGTGTCCATCCGGGCGGTCGCCCAGCGCGTGGGGGTGACCTCGCGGTCAATCTACCTGCATTTCGCGGACAAGGATGCGCTGCTGGACGCGGTGTGCGCGCGCTACTTCGAGGAACTGCACACCGAGATGCAACGGGCCGTCGAGGGCAAGGTCTCCACCCTGGAGGAGCTGCGGGCCCAGGGCATGGCCTATGTGCGCTTCGCGATCGCAAAGCCGGAGCTCTACCGGATTGCGACCATGGGGGAGGGTCGGCCGGGCAGCGATGTGGACGCCGCGTTGACGTCCTCGGCCTTCGTCCACCTGCGGGAGTCCGTCGCGTCGCTGATCAGCGAGGGTGTCTATCCGCCGGGCGATCCGACGACGCTGACGCTGGAGCTGTGGACCGCGGCCCACGGCGTGGCGGCAATGCTGATCGCCAAACCGTATCTGCCGTTCGGGGACCCGCTGACCTTCGCCGACAACGTGCTGCGCGCAGTGTGTACCGGGCACATGGCCATCGGTATCGTCGGTGTCGACTCCGACCCGGGGCAGACTCTGCAGTGGGTGCTCGACAACAAGGGGGTGCGCTGA
- a CDS encoding 4a-hydroxytetrahydrobiopterin dehydratase produces MAVLTDEQVDAAAKDLDGWQRSDGALRRSIKFASFLEGIDAVRRVAEHAESEDHHPDIDIRWRTVTFALVTHSAGGITEKDVAMARDIDRIVARPET; encoded by the coding sequence ATGGCTGTGTTAACCGATGAGCAAGTGGACGCCGCCGCCAAGGATCTCGACGGCTGGCAGCGTTCCGACGGGGCGCTGCGCAGGTCGATCAAGTTCGCGTCGTTCCTCGAGGGGATCGACGCGGTGCGACGGGTGGCCGAGCACGCGGAATCCGAAGACCATCATCCCGATATCGATATTCGCTGGCGGACGGTAACTTTCGCGTTGGTGACGCATTCCGCGGGCGGCATCACCGAGAAAGACGTTGCTATGGCGCGCGATATCGACAGGATCGTCGCCCGCCCGGAAACCTGA
- a CDS encoding DUF5302 domain-containing protein, translated as MPEDETKRQFREALERKNAKSAGGTSHADGGAKQPRAHGPVEGRREFRRKSG; from the coding sequence ATGCCAGAGGATGAAACCAAGAGGCAGTTTCGCGAAGCTCTCGAGCGCAAGAACGCGAAGTCGGCCGGGGGTACCTCGCACGCCGACGGCGGGGCCAAGCAACCCCGGGCGCACGGGCCGGTCGAGGGGCGCCGCGAGTTCCGCCGCAAGAGCGGCTAG
- a CDS encoding MFS transporter produces MTTAAPSSTYAGQGVNLALATWISTINFWAWNLIGPMSTTYAADLSLSATETSLLVATPILVGSLGRLVSGPLTDRFGGRIMLIAVTLASIPPVLAVGFAGSIGSYPLLLVFGFFLGIAGTIFAVGIPFANNWFDPSRRGFATGVFGAGMVGTALSAFFTPRLVNAFGLMTTHVLIAVALALTALLSLVMLRNSSRFHPNTDPVLPKLLAASKLRVTWEMAFLYAVVFGGFVAFSNYLPTYIRAIYEFGPVDAGARTAAFALAAVLARPVGGALADRIPPKVVVLASLAGTAVMAFIAVVQPPADFWSAVTFTLLALFLGIGTGGVFAWVAGRAPAKSVGSVTGIVAAAGGLGGYFPPLVMGATYNSQDNHYTVGLLLLVLTALAALAYTAFFLHNREPQPETT; encoded by the coding sequence GTGACCACGGCAGCCCCGTCGTCCACTTACGCCGGGCAAGGCGTGAACCTCGCGCTGGCGACTTGGATCTCGACGATCAATTTCTGGGCCTGGAACCTGATCGGCCCGATGTCCACCACCTATGCCGCTGACCTGTCGCTCAGCGCCACCGAGACGTCGCTCCTGGTCGCCACGCCCATCCTGGTGGGGTCGCTGGGCCGGCTGGTCAGCGGGCCGCTGACCGACCGGTTCGGCGGGCGGATCATGCTGATCGCGGTCACCTTGGCCTCGATTCCGCCGGTGCTGGCGGTCGGATTCGCCGGCTCCATCGGCTCCTACCCGTTGCTGCTGGTGTTCGGGTTCTTCCTCGGCATCGCCGGCACCATCTTCGCCGTCGGCATCCCGTTTGCGAACAACTGGTTCGATCCGTCGCGGCGCGGGTTCGCCACCGGGGTCTTCGGCGCGGGCATGGTGGGCACCGCGCTCTCGGCGTTCTTCACGCCGCGCCTGGTCAACGCGTTCGGCCTGATGACCACCCATGTCCTCATCGCCGTCGCCCTGGCCCTGACGGCGCTGCTGAGCTTGGTCATGCTGCGGAACTCCTCGCGCTTCCACCCGAACACCGACCCGGTGCTGCCGAAGCTGTTGGCTGCCAGCAAACTTCGCGTCACCTGGGAGATGGCGTTCCTGTACGCCGTGGTCTTCGGTGGCTTCGTCGCCTTCAGCAACTACCTGCCCACCTACATCCGGGCGATCTACGAGTTCGGACCCGTCGACGCCGGCGCCAGAACCGCGGCATTCGCGTTGGCCGCCGTGCTGGCCCGACCCGTCGGCGGCGCGCTGGCCGACCGGATACCGCCCAAGGTGGTGGTGCTGGCCTCGCTGGCCGGCACCGCCGTGATGGCCTTCATCGCGGTCGTCCAGCCGCCCGCCGACTTCTGGTCGGCCGTGACCTTCACCCTGTTGGCCCTCTTCCTCGGCATCGGCACCGGTGGGGTGTTCGCCTGGGTGGCGGGCCGCGCCCCGGCCAAATCGGTCGGATCGGTCACCGGAATCGTTGCCGCCGCAGGTGGTTTGGGCGGTTACTTCCCACCCCTGGTGATGGGCGCCACCTACAACAGCCAGGACAACCACTACACCGTCGGCCTGTTGTTGCTCGTGCTCACGGCGTTGGCCGCACTCGCCTACACGGCGTTCTTCCTGCACAACCGCGAACCTCAGCCGGAGACAACATGA
- a CDS encoding class I SAM-dependent methyltransferase produces the protein MTSSADDATERNTKHKAELTGVSETALLTLYGRAREASRPDGVIDDPMAVKLIDSIDYDFSRFGSARQDMSIRAKTFDRWTTKYLSAHPDATVVALAEGLQTSFWRVDAALSDARFRWLTVDLPPIVDIRRRLLPASPRIELCAQSALDYSWMDRVDTDGGVFITAEGLLMYLQPEQSLGLIAECAKRFPGGQMLFDLPPPWFAGLSRRGWLRPTLNYKVPAMPFNMTPAEAAKLVEVPGVRAVHDIRLEPGRGVVVNGLLTVAHASKLFDPLRGVLTLLEFG, from the coding sequence GTGACCTCCTCTGCTGACGATGCGACCGAGCGCAACACCAAGCACAAGGCCGAGCTGACCGGGGTATCCGAGACCGCGCTGTTGACGCTCTACGGCCGCGCCCGGGAGGCGAGTCGCCCCGACGGCGTCATCGACGACCCGATGGCCGTCAAACTCATCGACTCCATCGACTACGACTTCTCCCGGTTCGGCTCGGCCCGCCAGGACATGTCGATCCGCGCCAAGACCTTCGACCGGTGGACCACGAAGTACCTGAGTGCGCACCCGGACGCCACGGTGGTTGCCCTCGCCGAGGGCCTGCAGACCAGCTTCTGGCGCGTCGACGCTGCACTTTCCGACGCCCGTTTCCGTTGGCTGACCGTGGACCTGCCACCCATCGTCGACATTCGCCGCCGACTGTTGCCGGCGTCGCCGCGCATCGAACTGTGTGCGCAATCGGCGCTGGACTACAGCTGGATGGACAGGGTGGACACCGATGGCGGCGTGTTCATCACCGCCGAGGGCCTGCTGATGTACCTGCAGCCCGAGCAGTCCCTGGGCCTGATCGCCGAATGCGCCAAGCGCTTTCCGGGCGGCCAGATGCTGTTCGATCTGCCCCCGCCATGGTTCGCCGGGCTGTCCCGGCGCGGCTGGCTGCGGCCGACGCTGAATTACAAGGTGCCGGCGATGCCGTTCAACATGACACCGGCCGAGGCCGCCAAACTCGTTGAGGTGCCCGGTGTTCGGGCCGTACACGACATCCGGCTGGAGCCGGGCCGCGGCGTCGTCGTCAACGGCCTGCTGACGGTGGCGCACGCCTCGAAGCTGTTCGACCCGCTGCGCGGCGTGCTGACGTTGCTCGAGTTCGGCTGA
- a CDS encoding NAD-dependent deacylase — protein MRIAVLSGAGISAESGVPTFRDDKNGLWAKFDPYELSSTQGWNDHPERVWAWYLWRHHLVQRVEPNDGHHAVAAWERITGITDVTVITQNVDNLHERAGSSAVHHLHGSLFEFRCDICDSGYHGELPDMPEPQLEADPPVCRCGGLIRPDIVWFGEQLPDGPWNASVEAVRAADLLVVVGTSSIVYPAAGLPEMALAQGTVVVEVNPEPTPLSAEATVTIRDSASTALPTLLQQLPTLLGKKP, from the coding sequence GTGCGTATCGCAGTTCTCAGTGGCGCCGGTATTTCTGCGGAAAGCGGCGTCCCGACCTTCCGCGACGACAAGAACGGTCTGTGGGCGAAGTTCGACCCCTACGAGCTGTCGAGCACCCAGGGCTGGAACGACCACCCGGAGCGGGTGTGGGCCTGGTACCTGTGGCGGCACCATTTGGTGCAGCGGGTCGAGCCGAACGACGGCCATCACGCCGTCGCCGCCTGGGAACGGATCACCGGCATCACCGACGTCACGGTGATCACCCAGAACGTCGACAACCTGCACGAGCGGGCCGGCAGCAGCGCGGTCCATCATCTGCACGGCAGCCTTTTCGAATTCCGTTGCGACATCTGCGATTCGGGGTATCACGGCGAGCTTCCGGACATGCCGGAGCCGCAGCTCGAGGCGGATCCGCCGGTGTGCCGCTGCGGCGGCCTGATCCGCCCGGACATCGTCTGGTTCGGCGAGCAACTGCCCGACGGGCCGTGGAACGCCTCGGTCGAGGCGGTGCGCGCGGCGGACCTGCTGGTGGTCGTCGGCACCTCGTCGATCGTCTACCCCGCGGCCGGCCTGCCCGAGATGGCCCTCGCTCAGGGCACCGTGGTGGTCGAGGTGAACCCGGAGCCCACCCCGCTGTCCGCGGAGGCCACCGTCACCATCCGGGACAGCGCCAGCACGGCGCTGCCGACGCTGCTGCAGCAACTGCCGACGCTGCTGGGCAAAAAACCGTAG
- a CDS encoding class I SAM-dependent methyltransferase, whose amino-acid sequence MTATESQLSHPFFARLWTLMSAHETEKLTRLRRANLAGLTGRVLEVGAGTGTNFAFYPESVTQVVAVEPEVHLFEHAKAAAAAAPVPVSVSGQTVETLADPEPFDAVVCSLVLCTVDQPDEVLAQLFAQLRPGGELRYLEHIANDGWRGRLQRFADATLWPKISGNCHSHRHTEQSIRAAGFEIEDAQRDWTFPRWVPLPVAEFALGRAVRPAVSA is encoded by the coding sequence ATGACCGCAACCGAATCCCAGCTCTCACATCCGTTTTTCGCCCGGCTGTGGACGCTGATGTCCGCGCATGAGACCGAGAAACTGACCCGGCTGCGACGGGCCAACCTCGCCGGCCTGACCGGACGGGTCCTGGAGGTGGGCGCCGGCACCGGCACCAACTTCGCGTTCTACCCCGAGTCGGTGACCCAGGTGGTGGCGGTCGAGCCCGAGGTGCATCTGTTCGAACACGCCAAGGCGGCCGCGGCCGCGGCGCCGGTCCCGGTCAGCGTCAGTGGCCAGACCGTCGAAACCCTCGCCGACCCCGAACCGTTCGACGCCGTCGTGTGTTCACTGGTGCTCTGCACCGTCGATCAACCCGACGAAGTGCTGGCCCAGTTGTTCGCGCAGCTGCGTCCCGGCGGCGAATTGCGCTACCTCGAGCACATCGCCAACGACGGCTGGCGGGGGCGGCTGCAGCGGTTCGCCGACGCCACGCTGTGGCCCAAGATCTCCGGTAACTGCCACAGCCACCGGCACACCGAACAGAGCATCCGGGCGGCCGGCTTCGAGATCGAGGACGCCCAGCGGGACTGGACGTTCCCGAGATGGGTGCCGTTGCCGGTGGCCGAGTTCGCATTGGGGCGTGCGGTCCGGCCGGCGGTTTCGGCGTAG